The following proteins are encoded in a genomic region of Glycine max cultivar Williams 82 chromosome 18, Glycine_max_v4.0, whole genome shotgun sequence:
- the LOC100816434 gene encoding uncharacterized protein → MVLNLMFIASSLHSPSPCTLFSSHKLCWSSFKTISKQSHAFLHRNPSLQRHLSLGSKRVLPSVCFFNTEDKSDSKESGWPILRRWEVPWEWQTVSLTSLACGFGFVLAGLTEAIALPYLGIKPDVLSLDDKAEILLLDQSITTAVVLGIIYSVANTFQPLPEDFFKYDLREPFNLQKGWLLWAGVGLAGAILAISLTGVAVSFFNGETPQRETDALVRLLPLIGSSNLSTACLVGITGVLAPLLEETVFRGFFMTSLTKWVPTPVAVVISAALFALAHLTPGEFPQLFVLGTALGFSYAQTHNLLTPITIHSFWNSGVILLLTFLQLQGYDIRELLQAT, encoded by the exons AtggttttaaatttaatgtttattgCTTCTTCTCTGCATTCACCATCACCTTGCACCCTCTTCAGTTCCCACAAGCTTTGTTGGTCTTCGTTCAAAACCATTTCAAAGCAAAGCCACGCATTTCTCCATAGAAACCCGTCTCTCCAGCGCCACTTGAGTTTGGGTTCCAAAAGGGTTCTTCCTTCAGTTTGCTTCTTTAACACTGAAGACAAATCTGACTCCAAG gaaTCGGGATGGCCTATTCTCAGGCGATGGGAGGTGCCTTGGGAATGGCAAACAGTTTCATTGACCTCTCTTGCCTGTGGATTCGG TTTTGTGTTGGCAGGTTTGACTGAAGCAATTGCCTTACCATATCTCGGGATCAAACCTGATGTGCTAAGTTTAGATGACAAGGCAGAGATACTCTTACTTGATCAGAG CATCACTACTGCTGTTGTACTTGGAATCATATATAGTGTTGCCAACACTTTCCAACCACTTCCTGAAGACTTCTTCAAATATG ATTTGAGGGAGCCTTTCAATCTTCAAAAGGGTTGGCTTTTGTGGGCTGGAGTTGGACTTGCTGGTGCCATACTTGCCATTTCATTGACCGGAGTTGCTGTGTCTTTCTTCAATGGAGAAACCCCACAAAGAGAG ACTGATGCTCTTGTTCGCTTGCTTCCGTTAATTGGATCTTCAAATCTCAG CACTGCCTGCTTGGTGGGCATCACAGGTGTTCTTGCTCCACTCCTTGAGGAGACTGTATTTCGAGGATTTTTTATGACTTCCCTCACTAAGTG GGTTCCTACGCCAGTTGCTGTTGTCATTAGTGCTGCTTTGTTTGCCCTTGCACATCTCACTCCTGGAGAATTCCCCCAGTTGTTTGTTCTAG GGACTGCTTTGGGGTTTTCATATGCTCAAACTCACAACCTTCTCACTCCCATCACTATCCATTCTTTTTGGAATTCAGGAGTTATATTACTTCTTACTTTTCTGCAG CTTCAAGGGTACGATATCAGAGAATTGTTGCAGGCAACTTGA